A window of the Maniola hyperantus chromosome 16, iAphHyp1.2, whole genome shotgun sequence genome harbors these coding sequences:
- the LOC138403429 gene encoding E3 ubiquitin-protein ligase RNF8-like, whose amino-acid sequence MKLSSSIDHNIDLYLPPDLQMHSKRNSQRRDADAPSAKRIKLQPNSLNVEKREELEHEVQTAGSCLLEAFGDIMESELTCSICAELFISATTLNCSHTFCKYCITMWRRHKNQCPICRAAITAECNSLVIDSFIEKAVDLLPEKITQKRKDIVRSRTDEVIQMNMTARKIRTTTTRRRARRNRRN is encoded by the exons ATGAAAC TATCATCAAGCATTGACCATAATATTGATTTATATTTACCTCCTGACCTCCAAATGCACTCCAAG CGGAATTCGCAGCGACGAGATGCGGATGCTCCATCAGCAAAGCGCATCAAACTGCAGCCAAATTCTTTAAATGTTGAGAAGCGGGAAGAGCTGGAACACGAGGTCCAG ACTGCTGGAAGCTGCCTGCTGGAAGCATTTGGAGATATAATGGAGAGCGAATTGACATGTAGTATTTGTGCCGAGCTCTTCATAAGTGCCACTACACTGAATTGCTCGCATACTTTTTGCAAATACTGCATTACCATGTGGAGGAGGCACAAAAACCAATGCCCAATATGCAG GGCAGCCATCACTGCAGAATGTAACAGTTTGGTAATAGACTCATTTATAGAAAAAGCTGTGGATTTACTCCCAGAAAAAATTAcgcaaaaaagaaaagatatcGTTAGAAGTCGAACCG ATGAAGTAATACAGATGAATATGACAGCGAGAAAAATCAGGACTACCACCACTCGAAGGAGGGCAAGGAGGAATAGAAGGAACTAG